From a single Shewanella denitrificans OS217 genomic region:
- a CDS encoding paraquat-inducible protein A, with the protein MDNDLPATKSTLGLTLGLCICTVCRKLNKTSQTHCPRCDSPIVARNKASLQQSWALLITAAILLIPANIYPITTLTNQGKVTHDTILSGITHLVHLELYPIAVIVFTASILVPWLKIFGLGAYLCAISYNIPISKRKMMVGFHIIEWIGRWSMLDLFVISLTVALVNMGQLLDAKPAPAATAFALVILLTQLAAKVLDTRLLWDRLETHNDTH; encoded by the coding sequence GGCTTGACCTTGGGCTTGTGTATTTGCACTGTGTGTAGAAAGCTTAACAAAACCAGTCAGACTCACTGCCCCCGCTGCGATAGTCCCATCGTTGCCCGCAATAAGGCTAGTTTGCAACAAAGTTGGGCACTGCTGATCACCGCCGCCATTTTATTGATCCCTGCCAATATTTACCCTATTACCACCTTAACCAATCAGGGTAAGGTGACCCACGACACTATTTTGAGCGGAATAACACATTTAGTGCACCTTGAGCTTTACCCCATAGCCGTCATCGTCTTTACCGCCAGTATTTTAGTGCCCTGGCTTAAAATTTTTGGCTTAGGCGCTTACCTTTGCGCCATTAGCTACAATATTCCCATTTCCAAACGCAAAATGATGGTGGGGTTCCACATTATCGAATGGATTGGTCGCTGGTCCATGCTAGATTTATTTGTAATTTCGCTCACGGTTGCTTTAGTCAATATGGGACAACTCTTGGATGCCAAGCCTGCCCCTGCTGCCACCGCCTTTGCACTGGTTATTTTACTCACGCAGCTTGCTGCAAAAGTGTTAGACACTCGTTTACTCTGGGATCGCTTGGAAACTCATAATGACACACATTGA